A window of the Oscillospiraceae bacterium NTUH-002-81 genome harbors these coding sequences:
- the mobC gene encoding plasmid mobilization relaxosome protein MobC, giving the protein MRKKYNTPHRRHVVKTRMTDEEYADFTGRLAAYEISQSEFIRQAIRKATIRPIVTVSPVNDGLLAALSKLTAEYGKIGGNLNQIARSLNEYGSPYRGLEKEVRGAAADLAALKFEVLQKVGEAVGDTQTYQL; this is encoded by the coding sequence ATGCGAAAGAAATACAATACGCCCCACCGCCGTCATGTGGTAAAGACCCGCATGACCGATGAAGAATACGCCGACTTCACCGGGCGGCTGGCGGCTTATGAAATCAGCCAGTCCGAGTTTATCCGGCAAGCCATACGGAAAGCGACCATACGCCCCATTGTCACCGTTTCCCCGGTCAATGACGGGCTGCTTGCCGCCCTCTCCAAGCTCACGGCAGAGTACGGGAAAATCGGCGGCAACTTAAACCAGATTGCCCGGAGCCTGAACGAATACGGAAGCCCCTACCGGGGGCTGGAAAAGGAAGTGCGGGGAGCCGCCGCCGACCTTGCCGCCTTGAAGTTTGAAGTCTTGCAGAAAGTAGGTGAAGCCGTTGGCGATACTCAAACATATCAGCTCTAA
- a CDS encoding helix-turn-helix domain-containing protein translates to MRNNRLLPYETIVQAASGEPEAVGTVLQYYRRRIQCAARVNGRVDQDTEDYITQTLLTAIFKFRFGR, encoded by the coding sequence ATGAGAAATAATAGGCTTCTCCCCTATGAAACAATCGTCCAAGCCGCCAGCGGGGAGCCGGAAGCGGTGGGAACTGTATTGCAGTATTACCGCCGCCGCATACAATGTGCCGCCCGTGTGAATGGACGGGTAGACCAAGATACAGAGGACTACATCACCCAGACGCTTCTCACAGCTATTTTCAAGTTCCGCTTTGGGAGATAG
- a CDS encoding sigma-70 family RNA polymerase sigma factor has protein sequence MTCTEEYREHIEYTFHAFCKVVIRNATINAARTRSRKHKREISLEYLTDEKHYPLGTTDEYFQAPEPDEEYILTLCGDTVIFSSGLLAEALSRLDEREREMIYLSFFKRIPQHEIGRQYGRSRSTAGYHIRKALRQLQAEMEGMAYEK, from the coding sequence ATGACCTGTACAGAAGAATATCGGGAACATATCGAGTACACTTTCCATGCCTTTTGCAAAGTCGTTATCCGAAATGCAACGATCAACGCAGCGAGGACACGGAGCAGGAAGCACAAAAGAGAAATATCCCTTGAATACCTCACAGACGAAAAGCACTACCCTTTAGGCACGACAGATGAATATTTCCAAGCCCCGGAGCCGGACGAGGAATACATACTTACCCTTTGCGGCGATACGGTCATTTTCAGCAGCGGTTTACTTGCGGAAGCCCTGTCACGGCTGGACGAACGGGAGCGGGAAATGATTTACCTGTCCTTTTTCAAGCGTATTCCACAGCACGAAATTGGCAGACAGTACGGGCGCAGCCGCAGCACAGCGGGCTACCATATCCGAAAAGCCCTACGGCAGCTCCAAGCGGAAATGGAGGGAATGGCATATGAGAAATAA
- a CDS encoding class I SAM-dependent methyltransferase, whose translation MEYSKEDLMEAKRQILGVGENMGTEESKKIWEKNAQFWDDAMGDESNEFHREVVRPKVTELLSPDPSDYILDIACGNGNYSSYLAQRGASVVAFDYSKKMIELAKRRRSQYAKQIEFCVADATNRESLLGLKRNRAFTKAVSNMAIMDITDIEPLFMAVYELLEENGIFVFATQHPCFITLTEKYMTPHSYYDIAIEGQPEEQIYYHRSIQDIFNLCFRAGFVIDGFYEECFKNNKEIPMVMIVRLKKVKRDSLK comes from the coding sequence ATGGAATATAGTAAGGAAGATTTAATGGAAGCAAAAAGGCAAATTTTGGGAGTGGGAGAGAACATGGGAACAGAGGAAAGCAAAAAGATCTGGGAGAAAAACGCACAATTTTGGGATGATGCAATGGGTGACGAATCCAATGAATTTCACAGAGAGGTAGTACGTCCCAAAGTAACGGAACTTCTCTCTCCTGATCCTTCGGATTACATTTTGGATATTGCGTGCGGCAATGGAAATTATTCTTCGTATCTTGCACAGAGAGGCGCTTCGGTCGTCGCTTTTGATTACAGCAAAAAAATGATAGAATTGGCTAAAAGACGGCGATCACAATATGCAAAACAAATTGAGTTTTGCGTAGCGGATGCGACCAATAGAGAAAGCTTATTAGGATTAAAAAGAAATCGAGCCTTTACGAAAGCAGTTTCTAATATGGCAATTATGGATATTACGGATATTGAACCGCTTTTTATGGCTGTTTATGAACTATTGGAGGAAAACGGGATTTTTGTCTTTGCAACGCAGCACCCTTGTTTTATCACATTGACTGAAAAATATATGACACCGCACAGTTACTATGATATAGCGATCGAAGGGCAGCCGGAGGAGCAGATTTATTATCATCGTTCCATACAAGATATTTTTAACCTTTGTTTCAGAGCTGGATTTGTCATTGATGGATTTTATGAAGAATGTTTCAAAAACAATAAAGAAATTCCTATGGTAATGATAGTAAGGCTTAAAAAGGTAAAACGTGATAGCTTAAAATAA
- a CDS encoding helix-turn-helix transcriptional regulator: MNQKQTDITTGKQIRHLRTQSGMTQEELAGKLNVTRQALSNWERDVNEPDLNTLKKICFLFGVHMDDFAKEVITKMETCEKKRNDNLISMIWQLDFFMVSGYFLALVFSLLAVL; the protein is encoded by the coding sequence TTGAACCAGAAACAGACGGATATTACAACAGGAAAGCAAATACGTCATCTGCGAACACAATCGGGAATGACACAGGAAGAACTGGCTGGGAAATTGAATGTTACCCGGCAGGCGCTATCGAATTGGGAGAGAGATGTTAATGAACCCGATTTAAATACGTTGAAAAAAATTTGTTTTCTTTTTGGAGTCCACATGGACGATTTTGCGAAGGAGGTAATAACAAAAATGGAAACATGTGAAAAAAAGAGAAACGACAATTTAATAAGTATGATATGGCAATTGGACTTTTTTATGGTGTCGGGATATTTCTTGGCATTGGTATTTTCTTTGTTGGCGGTTTTATGA
- a CDS encoding Maff2 family protein, with protein MAFFSSAIDTLQTLVIALGAGLGVWGVVNLLEGYGSDNPGSNAHVR; from the coding sequence ATGGCATTTTTCTCATCTGCAATCGACACTTTACAGACCCTCGTTATTGCTCTCGGTGCTGGCCTTGGCGTGTGGGGCGTGGTTAATCTGCTGGAGGGCTACGGCTCGGATAACCCGGGCTCCAATGCTCATGTACGGTAA
- a CDS encoding type IV secretory system conjugative DNA transfer family protein — translation MRTDKIRKYLIPNIPYLFILWAFLKLGTAYRLAAGNDFAHKLIGLGQTIGPAFADFAPGLVPLDWLVGIVGAVGFRLLIYFKSKNAKKFRRDAEYGSARWGTEKDIKPFVDPKFENNVILTGTEFLTMNTRPKIPANARNLNCCIIGSSGSGKTRFWLTPQLLQAHSSYVVVDPKGGVLGQVGAFLQKRGYKIKVFNSIDFSKSMQYNPLAYIRNEADILKFVDALISNTKGEGKEGDPFWTKSETLLYCALIAYIIFEGPAEDRNMNTLVDMISGMEVKEDDEDFMNAVDYMFAGLEKRKPDCFAVKQYKKYKLASGKTAKSILISCGARLAPFDIPQLREVMAYDELELDRIGDRKTAVFFIISDTTQTYNFLVALAFSQMFNLLCERADNVHGGRLPHHVRVLWDEAANTGQVPQLEKLVAVIRSREVSLCLLYQQLAQCKAIYDKHAETILGNMDSVVFLGGREASTIKEISENWLGKATISMQTDSRSRGQSESYSQNTQRLGRELMTPAELATMPGDKCILQLRGLPPFFSPKYDLKRHPNYRYTAEADKQKNAFDLDRLINRRRRPGLNEVCTMYEVAVPDDALTEEDEDILNYDDIDDPDAFA, via the coding sequence ATGAGGACAGATAAGATCAGAAAATATCTCATTCCGAACATTCCCTATCTGTTCATCCTGTGGGCGTTCCTCAAGCTGGGAACGGCCTACCGGCTGGCGGCGGGGAACGATTTTGCACATAAGCTCATCGGGCTGGGCCAGACGATTGGCCCGGCCTTTGCTGACTTTGCGCCCGGTTTAGTCCCGCTGGATTGGCTTGTCGGTATTGTAGGAGCCGTTGGTTTCCGGCTGCTGATCTATTTCAAAAGCAAGAACGCTAAGAAGTTCCGGCGGGATGCAGAATACGGCAGCGCCCGGTGGGGAACGGAAAAAGACATCAAACCGTTTGTCGATCCGAAGTTTGAAAACAACGTGATTTTGACCGGGACGGAGTTTCTCACGATGAACACCCGCCCGAAAATCCCCGCAAATGCCAGAAACCTGAATTGCTGTATTATCGGCTCGTCCGGCTCCGGCAAAACCCGCTTCTGGCTTACGCCCCAGCTTTTACAGGCTCATTCCTCTTATGTGGTGGTCGATCCGAAAGGCGGTGTGCTGGGACAGGTCGGGGCTTTTCTGCAAAAACGCGGGTACAAAATCAAGGTGTTCAACAGCATAGATTTTTCAAAATCCATGCAATATAACCCGCTGGCGTATATCCGCAACGAGGCCGATATTCTGAAATTCGTGGATGCCCTGATTTCCAACACCAAGGGCGAAGGCAAGGAAGGCGATCCATTCTGGACAAAATCGGAAACGCTTTTGTACTGCGCCCTGATTGCCTACATCATTTTCGAGGGGCCTGCCGAGGATCGGAACATGAATACCCTTGTGGATATGATTTCCGGCATGGAGGTCAAGGAGGATGACGAGGATTTTATGAACGCGGTGGACTATATGTTTGCCGGGCTCGAAAAGCGCAAGCCGGATTGCTTCGCGGTCAAACAGTATAAAAAGTACAAATTGGCCAGCGGCAAGACGGCAAAAAGCATTTTGATTTCCTGCGGTGCGCGACTGGCTCCCTTTGACATCCCGCAGCTTCGTGAAGTCATGGCCTATGACGAATTGGAGCTTGACCGCATCGGAGATCGGAAAACAGCGGTATTCTTCATCATTTCCGATACCACGCAGACCTACAACTTTTTAGTGGCGCTTGCTTTTTCGCAGATGTTCAACCTCCTGTGTGAACGGGCGGACAATGTTCACGGTGGCCGCCTGCCGCACCATGTACGAGTGCTGTGGGACGAGGCAGCCAACACGGGACAGGTGCCCCAGCTCGAAAAGCTGGTCGCGGTTATCCGCTCCCGCGAGGTGAGTCTTTGCCTGCTGTATCAGCAGTTGGCACAGTGCAAGGCCATTTACGATAAACACGCCGAGACAATCCTCGGCAACATGGACAGCGTGGTGTTCCTCGGTGGCCGCGAAGCCAGCACCATCAAGGAAATATCCGAGAACTGGTTGGGAAAAGCCACAATCAGTATGCAGACCGACAGCCGCTCCCGTGGCCAGTCGGAAAGCTACAGTCAAAATACCCAGCGGCTGGGCCGGGAACTGATGACCCCAGCCGAACTTGCAACCATGCCGGGAGACAAATGTATTTTGCAGCTTCGGGGCCTGCCCCCGTTCTTCTCTCCCAAGTATGATCTGAAACGGCATCCGAACTACCGTTATACAGCGGAGGCCGATAAACAGAAAAACGCTTTTGACCTCGACAGGCTCATTAACCGCCGCAGGCGGCCTGGTCTGAACGAGGTGTGTACGATGTATGAGGTGGCTGTGCCGGACGATGCACTCACGGAAGAGGACGAGGACATCCTCAACTATGATGACATCGACGATCCAGACGCCTTTGCATAA
- a CDS encoding PcfB family protein, whose amino-acid sequence MLGMVGRKIRKAYRGRQVPHGKQSVRKLMAHGTATNSIELSGDAKSFDRVARKWNVDYAFYKTGQDKYLLFFKAGQADAMTACFSEYSRKVLSKAKSNRVPIREQLQQAADQLSKEKPKQKERAKEVAHEDR is encoded by the coding sequence GTGCTGGGCATGGTGGGCCGGAAGATCCGCAAGGCATACCGTGGGCGGCAAGTACCGCATGGAAAACAAAGTGTGCGAAAGCTCATGGCCCACGGTACAGCCACCAACAGCATTGAGCTATCCGGGGATGCCAAGTCCTTTGACCGCGTGGCCCGGAAATGGAATGTAGACTATGCGTTCTATAAAACCGGGCAGGACAAATACCTGCTGTTTTTCAAGGCTGGACAGGCAGACGCAATGACCGCCTGCTTTTCTGAGTATTCCCGGAAGGTGTTAAGCAAAGCAAAATCGAACCGTGTTCCCATCCGGGAACAACTGCAACAGGCGGCAGATCAGCTTTCCAAAGAAAAGCCGAAGCAGAAAGAACGTGCAAAGGAGGTGGCCCATGAGGACAGATAA
- a CDS encoding antirestriction protein ArdA, whose amino-acid sequence MATLFEAYVTNAGKYSEGQLLGETLKFPTTAQEVEALLKRIDVDGVRYQEIFITSFDGDVLGLYDHLSEYENLDELNHLACLLSELTSSELETLEAVLDSGDHCSSVRDIINLTQNLDCYGFYPGVSDEETLGRIYVDDLEMLDVPDQVKPYFDYEAYGRDACIHENGHFAPGGYVVKESDHFVEVYHGLQDIPKEHKVFSFPKLSIREQMAAYQEIIDGSSLEGYRQMQKKDRGDR is encoded by the coding sequence ATGGCGACCCTGTTTGAAGCCTACGTTACCAACGCCGGGAAGTACAGCGAGGGCCAGCTTCTGGGTGAAACACTGAAATTTCCCACAACCGCCCAGGAGGTGGAGGCTCTCTTGAAACGGATCGACGTGGATGGCGTCCGCTATCAGGAAATTTTTATTACCTCTTTCGATGGGGATGTGCTGGGGCTCTATGACCATTTGAGCGAGTATGAAAATCTGGACGAGCTTAATCATCTGGCCTGCCTGCTTTCCGAGCTTACCTCATCGGAGCTGGAAACACTGGAGGCCGTCCTCGACAGCGGCGATCACTGTTCCTCGGTGCGGGACATCATCAATCTGACACAAAATCTGGACTGTTACGGCTTTTACCCCGGCGTATCCGATGAGGAAACGCTGGGGCGTATTTATGTGGACGATCTGGAAATGTTGGATGTGCCGGATCAGGTAAAACCGTATTTCGATTATGAGGCGTATGGCCGGGATGCCTGCATCCACGAAAACGGCCATTTTGCCCCGGGCGGCTATGTTGTCAAAGAAAGCGATCATTTCGTGGAAGTGTATCACGGCTTGCAGGATATTCCCAAGGAGCATAAGGTGTTCTCTTTCCCGAAGCTCTCTATCCGGGAGCAAATGGCCGCTTATCAGGAAATCATAGACGGTTCTTCTTTGGAGGGCTACCGTCAAATGCAGAAAAAAGACCGTGGGGATCGGTGA
- a CDS encoding ParB/RepB/Spo0J family partition protein, producing the protein MADEKLNTGPAENTSPEAAEPITTPEQAVASEPRQEHTGPTIPEPGDVVVSFDKINELMAEKRQNARAEVEKAETPETPEAAAPGETPQPANTEEPKKPRRGRPPKVEKAATENQKAEKSAGARKGRPPKADKAAPDKPKPSKRDKVSRSDGKAPDAKEPVKPTQDTAPKEAAVEQTTPEPTTPPRPVEEGKLVYLKLSEVHPFHTFRPHPFKVRDDAKMQEIVASIRVNGVMVPGLARPEKDGNGYEIVAGHRRTHGSELAGLEEMPFIVREMTDHEAVQAMKDSNKQRDGMLPSELAALLELEVEDIKHQGGRLKGVAEGDVGKRSVEIVGEAHEMNYKKVMRYLRLNSLVPELLDKVDDKKMGFMPAVELSYIKPKNQRLIAVSIDGEQASPSLAQAKRLRELDKEGKLNGDVIDGILSEQKKEDRGVIISTAELEKYFGKEVTPAKMKEQIMSLLDDWKEKQPPELAKAPKKQELDK; encoded by the coding sequence ATGGCCGATGAAAAACTGAACACAGGCCCTGCGGAGAATACTTCCCCGGAGGCCGCCGAGCCTATCACCACACCTGAACAGGCCGTAGCGTCTGAGCCCCGGCAGGAACATACCGGGCCTACCATACCTGAGCCCGGCGATGTGGTTGTGTCCTTTGACAAAATCAATGAGCTTATGGCGGAAAAGAGGCAGAACGCCCGCGCCGAAGTCGAAAAGGCGGAAACTCCAGAAACGCCGGAGGCAGCAGCCCCCGGAGAAACACCGCAGCCCGCCAATACGGAGGAGCCGAAAAAGCCGCGCCGTGGTCGTCCACCGAAAGTAGAAAAGGCCGCGACTGAAAATCAGAAAGCGGAGAAATCGGCTGGGGCCCGCAAGGGCCGCCCACCCAAGGCGGATAAGGCGGCCCCTGACAAGCCCAAGCCGTCCAAACGAGACAAAGTGTCCCGAAGTGACGGAAAGGCCCCGGATGCCAAGGAGCCCGTAAAGCCCACACAGGATACGGCACCGAAGGAAGCTGCTGTGGAACAGACGACTCCCGAGCCGACTACACCGCCCCGCCCGGTTGAGGAAGGCAAGCTGGTTTATCTGAAACTTTCCGAGGTTCATCCGTTTCACACATTCCGTCCGCACCCCTTTAAGGTACGGGACGATGCGAAGATGCAGGAAATCGTTGCTTCTATCCGCGTAAACGGTGTAATGGTTCCCGGTCTTGCCCGCCCGGAGAAAGATGGAAACGGCTATGAAATTGTAGCGGGCCATCGCCGTACCCACGGCAGTGAACTGGCGGGGCTGGAGGAAATGCCCTTTATAGTCCGTGAAATGACCGACCACGAAGCGGTACAGGCCATGAAGGACAGCAACAAGCAGCGTGACGGGATGCTCCCCAGCGAATTGGCCGCGCTGCTGGAACTCGAGGTTGAGGACATCAAGCATCAGGGCGGGCGGCTGAAAGGCGTTGCGGAAGGCGATGTCGGGAAACGCTCGGTTGAGATTGTGGGCGAGGCGCATGAAATGAACTATAAAAAGGTCATGCGCTACTTGCGGCTCAACTCCCTTGTGCCGGAGCTTCTGGATAAGGTAGACGATAAAAAGATGGGCTTCATGCCTGCCGTGGAACTGTCCTACATCAAACCGAAAAATCAGAGGCTTATTGCTGTTTCCATTGACGGGGAGCAGGCTTCGCCCTCGCTGGCCCAAGCTAAACGGCTCCGGGAGCTGGATAAGGAAGGCAAACTTAACGGCGATGTCATTGACGGCATCTTATCAGAACAGAAAAAGGAGGATCGAGGCGTGATTATTTCTACTGCGGAACTGGAAAAGTATTTTGGCAAGGAGGTCACTCCCGCCAAAATGAAAGAACAGATTATGTCCCTGCTGGATGACTGGAAAGAAAAACAGCCGCCGGAGCTGGCAAAAGCCCCGAAAAAGCAGGAACTTGACAAGTAA
- a CDS encoding exonuclease domain-containing protein: MRRMSTNPTEYVVFDVETNGLKSKRDDLLSISFYKPDDGKEYNRFLPLELNRRIVTTHINGITEKDLVGATALTQNEFNHIVEEFELEKRTILIYAGRNFDGGFLAEYMKRHRISGFEKLNFYNIKRNIISSKFSHGNITKDNLCSVFKVEGVETVHSSSNDCKLEWELFKKMDGYFYLVTEGVGEDNVFKLNEDYIIPASLLYSHPNLSRVLCERPYIECQSTLVKTFEIEAKGIEKFPTNITGKTIEHLINSMLNVDMQDSQPFLRKNKMKLDFVGKIPNGLLMVPMTFNLDGTVTALHKKDKELEKHINSTNNNLKERISPLVDFIKNEIFKNEHILSQELVVNSENNILALCDLSTAKTILEIKTDYSDSLAYKEQLFYEANGRKIYHLKMEWVKDKSTDSLKKVIFHIVLVDVHIGTPNSSNWFEGKREERRAKRIAEIKKYLLSSDVSLESFKNTSSPIKLKCKICEYEWNIKYATLMKKIPDCPKCKPKNTSKKRVMMSEEERIKLRANNYYEKILEKSNHMITSY, encoded by the coding sequence ATGAGAAGAATGAGCACGAATCCAACAGAATATGTAGTATTTGATGTTGAAACAAATGGATTAAAGTCGAAACGGGATGACTTACTTTCAATTTCGTTTTATAAACCTGATGATGGTAAAGAATATAATAGATTTTTGCCTTTAGAATTAAATCGAAGAATTGTTACGACACATATAAATGGCATTACTGAAAAAGATTTAGTTGGTGCGACTGCACTTACGCAAAATGAGTTTAATCATATAGTGGAAGAATTTGAATTAGAAAAGAGAACAATTTTAATTTATGCAGGTAGGAACTTTGATGGGGGATTTCTCGCTGAATATATGAAAAGACATCGGATTTCTGGATTTGAAAAATTAAATTTCTATAATATAAAGAGAAATATAATTTCTTCAAAATTTTCTCATGGAAATATTACCAAAGATAATCTGTGTTCAGTATTTAAGGTTGAAGGTGTTGAAACTGTTCATAGTAGTTCCAATGATTGCAAACTTGAATGGGAATTATTCAAAAAAATGGACGGTTATTTTTATCTTGTGACAGAGGGGGTTGGCGAAGATAACGTATTTAAACTTAATGAGGATTATATTATTCCAGCTAGTCTATTATACTCTCATCCGAATTTAAGTCGTGTTCTTTGTGAAAGACCATATATTGAATGTCAAAGTACTCTTGTTAAAACATTTGAAATTGAAGCTAAGGGAATTGAAAAATTTCCCACTAATATTACAGGAAAAACGATTGAACATCTAATAAATTCAATGTTAAATGTTGATATGCAAGATTCACAGCCTTTTTTGCGAAAAAATAAGATGAAATTGGATTTTGTCGGAAAAATCCCTAATGGGCTATTAATGGTTCCAATGACTTTTAATTTAGACGGAACAGTTACTGCACTTCATAAAAAAGATAAGGAATTGGAGAAACATATAAATTCTACTAATAATAATCTTAAAGAACGAATTAGTCCGCTAGTTGATTTTATTAAAAATGAAATTTTTAAGAATGAACATATATTATCGCAGGAACTTGTTGTCAATTCTGAAAATAATATTCTTGCGTTATGTGATCTTTCCACTGCAAAAACAATATTGGAAATAAAAACAGATTATTCTGATTCACTTGCATACAAAGAACAGCTTTTTTATGAGGCAAATGGAAGAAAAATCTATCATCTAAAAATGGAATGGGTAAAAGACAAGAGTACTGATTCTCTTAAAAAAGTAATTTTCCATATTGTTCTTGTTGATGTACATATTGGAACGCCAAACTCATCAAATTGGTTTGAAGGAAAACGTGAAGAACGAAGAGCGAAGAGAATAGCTGAAATTAAAAAATATTTGTTATCTTCGGATGTGTCTTTAGAATCTTTCAAAAATACTAGTTCACCTATTAAATTGAAATGTAAAATCTGTGAATACGAATGGAATATCAAATATGCTACATTAATGAAAAAGATTCCTGATTGTCCTAAATGCAAACCAAAGAATACGAGTAAAAAAAGGGTTATGATGTCTGAAGAAGAGCGAATTAAGTTACGTGCTAATAATTATTATGAAAAAATATTAGAAAAGAGTAATCATATGATTACTTCCTATTAG
- a CDS encoding arginine deiminase family protein — translation MADNKHDIDALAGERWFPLETSITDDMTRLWGDWGVSSEVDTLRDVIMRRPGAEIDEGFDWQAARFRCPIDAEKFRAQHDALTDIYRAHGVNVHYIEEQRTDRPNAVFCRDLLFMTPEGAIVTRPAMDARRGEERYMAKALADLGVPIIRTICGSATFEGAMGLWIDRHTVVLASGVRTNREGYEMVEYELRRMGVTDILHMQIPYGHAHIDGLLNMASHDVAMIHASQVPYDVCDALKKKGIKLLECPSRVEAKENLAINFVAIEPGTVVMPAGNPRSQELLEKNGIKVIPVDISEILKGYGAIHCCTAFLKRG, via the coding sequence TTGGCTGACAATAAACACGACATTGATGCACTGGCCGGAGAACGCTGGTTCCCGCTGGAGACATCCATCACCGATGATATGACAAGGCTCTGGGGAGACTGGGGCGTCAGCTCCGAGGTAGATACCCTGCGGGATGTTATCATGCGCAGACCCGGCGCTGAAATTGACGAAGGCTTCGACTGGCAGGCGGCCCGTTTCCGCTGCCCCATCGATGCAGAGAAATTCCGCGCCCAGCACGATGCACTGACTGACATTTACCGCGCCCACGGTGTCAACGTCCATTACATTGAAGAACAGCGCACCGACCGCCCCAACGCCGTCTTCTGCCGGGATCTTTTGTTCATGACACCCGAAGGCGCCATCGTTACCCGCCCTGCCATGGATGCCCGCCGCGGCGAGGAACGCTATATGGCCAAAGCACTGGCAGATCTTGGGGTGCCGATCATCCGCACCATCTGCGGCAGCGCCACCTTTGAGGGTGCCATGGGTCTGTGGATCGACCGCCACACCGTGGTGCTGGCTTCCGGCGTCCGCACAAACCGGGAAGGCTACGAAATGGTGGAATATGAGCTGCGCCGCATGGGCGTCACCGACATCCTGCACATGCAGATCCCCTACGGCCACGCGCACATTGACGGCCTGCTGAACATGGCCAGCCACGATGTTGCCATGATCCACGCATCCCAGGTGCCTTACGATGTGTGCGATGCCCTGAAAAAGAAAGGCATCAAACTGCTGGAATGCCCCTCCCGGGTAGAGGCCAAGGAAAACCTTGCCATCAACTTCGTTGCCATTGAGCCCGGTACCGTAGTCATGCCCGCAGGTAACCCCCGAAGCCAGGAATTACTGGAAAAAAACGGAATCAAGGTCATCCCGGTGGACATCAGCGAGATACTGAAAGGTTACGGCGCAATCCACTGCTGCACCGCTTTTCTGAAGCGCGGCTAG
- a CDS encoding transporter substrate-binding domain-containing protein, producing the protein MKKLLALLLCGSLAVSALTGCGSSSAEDKSTDTAADATEETAEDSTDAAADTAEATGEAGSLEGKNLVIGLSPTYQNFETTTDDGNGYEGLDIDILNALSAKCGFTYEISNMSFSSLIAAIQANQVDFVISGMCATDERKEAVDFSDGYLTEKLGILFRTEEGFTSAADLNGKTVSCANGENYETKIPKIEGANLTTFDNGAAAIQELIAGRTDAVMTDGASCKIRCEENPELSYFVMDASEIGEEPSQYAIAFPKGSEYLEPINAALDELKADGTIKEIVTNWLGAENAD; encoded by the coding sequence ATGAAAAAATTACTTGCATTACTTCTCTGCGGATCCCTCGCTGTTTCTGCCCTGACCGGCTGCGGCAGCTCTTCCGCTGAGGACAAATCCACTGACACTGCTGCTGATGCCACCGAGGAGACCGCTGAGGACAGCACAGACGCTGCTGCCGACACTGCTGAGGCAACCGGCGAGGCTGGTTCCCTGGAGGGCAAAAATCTGGTCATCGGCTTAAGCCCCACATACCAGAACTTCGAGACAACCACCGACGACGGCAACGGCTATGAAGGTCTGGACATCGACATCTTAAATGCCCTTTCTGCGAAATGCGGTTTCACCTATGAGATCTCCAACATGAGCTTCTCCTCCCTGATCGCAGCTATCCAGGCAAATCAGGTTGACTTCGTTATCTCCGGTATGTGTGCAACCGACGAGCGAAAAGAAGCTGTTGATTTCTCCGACGGTTACCTGACCGAGAAGCTTGGTATCCTGTTCCGTACCGAAGAGGGTTTCACCTCCGCAGCTGACTTAAACGGCAAAACCGTATCCTGCGCAAACGGCGAGAACTACGAGACCAAGATCCCGAAGATCGAGGGTGCGAACCTGACCACCTTTGACAACGGCGCAGCTGCCATCCAGGAGCTGATCGCAGGCAGAACAGATGCGGTTATGACTGACGGTGCTTCCTGCAAGATCCGCTGTGAAGAGAATCCGGAGCTGTCCTACTTCGTTATGGATGCTTCTGAGATCGGCGAGGAGCCTTCCCAGTACGCCATCGCATTCCCGAAGGGATCCGAGTATCTGGAGCCCATCAATGCTGCACTGGATGAGCTGAAAGCTGACGGCACCATCAAAGAGATCGTAACCAACTGGCTTGGTGCTGAGAACGCAGACTAA